In Gemmata obscuriglobus, a single genomic region encodes these proteins:
- a CDS encoding CocE/NonD family hydrolase produces the protein MRHPIRIGAGVLVALCLAVASAPAQAPDADSRFERTEAMVPMRDGKKLFTTLHVPKEPKGPVPIILLRTPYGIDGRAERLLRNYFKDMIDDGYAFVLQDIRGRFKSEGAFVMTRPARDPNDPKAVDEASDTYDTIEWLLKEVKGNNGRVGMLGISYPGWLAAVAMLDPHPALKAVSPQASPIDMFLGDDFHHSGAFRLSYGFEYVAMMETDKTNFSFHFDRHDTYDWYLRLGALSNVNRKHFKNALPTWNDFVAHPNYDAFWKTQSLEPRLTRVTVPTLTVGGWYDQEDFRGPLKMYELLEKHDKKGQNFLAVGPWNHGGWAAGKADRLGRVPFDSDTGGHFRKQVQAPFFAHYLKDAGKAPPEARMFLTGANTWETYDSWPPKGATARKLYFHPNGKLSFDPPPERAAEASEYVSDPANPVPYRPRPVRPTYPGPEWPEWMVQDQRFTHGRPDVLSFETEPLAEDVTVAGAMKVKLFGATTGTDCDWVVRLIDVYPEDYKKSPELAGYQLMIAGEPARARFRKSLEKPEPVKPGAVEEYLVDLVQGHHRFRKGHRIMVQVSSSWFPVIDRNPQKFVPNIFEAEDTDFQKATQKVYHTPAFASRVELDVLPARAK, from the coding sequence ATGCGACACCCAATCAGGATCGGGGCCGGCGTGCTGGTCGCGCTTTGCCTCGCCGTTGCCAGCGCGCCGGCCCAGGCGCCCGACGCCGATTCACGTTTCGAGCGCACCGAGGCAATGGTCCCGATGCGCGACGGGAAAAAGCTGTTCACGACGCTGCACGTTCCGAAGGAACCCAAAGGGCCGGTACCGATCATCCTCCTGCGCACGCCTTACGGCATCGACGGGCGCGCCGAACGGCTGCTGCGGAACTATTTCAAAGACATGATCGATGACGGCTACGCGTTCGTTCTTCAGGACATCCGCGGGCGGTTCAAGTCGGAAGGCGCGTTCGTGATGACGCGCCCCGCTCGCGACCCGAACGACCCGAAGGCCGTTGATGAAGCGTCCGACACCTACGACACCATCGAGTGGCTACTGAAGGAAGTGAAGGGCAACAACGGGCGGGTCGGGATGCTCGGCATCAGCTACCCGGGGTGGCTCGCCGCGGTCGCGATGCTCGACCCGCACCCCGCGCTCAAGGCGGTCTCGCCCCAGGCCTCGCCGATCGACATGTTCCTCGGCGACGACTTCCACCACAGCGGCGCGTTCCGGCTCAGCTACGGGTTCGAGTACGTGGCGATGATGGAGACCGACAAGACCAACTTCTCGTTCCACTTCGACCGCCACGACACCTACGACTGGTATCTCAGGCTCGGCGCACTTTCGAACGTAAACCGCAAACACTTCAAGAACGCCCTGCCGACATGGAACGACTTCGTCGCGCACCCGAACTACGACGCGTTCTGGAAAACGCAATCGCTCGAACCGCGCCTGACGCGCGTGACGGTCCCGACGCTCACCGTGGGCGGGTGGTACGACCAGGAGGACTTCCGCGGCCCGCTAAAGATGTACGAACTGCTCGAGAAGCACGACAAGAAGGGCCAAAACTTCCTGGCGGTCGGCCCGTGGAACCACGGCGGTTGGGCCGCGGGCAAGGCCGACCGGCTCGGCCGTGTCCCGTTCGATTCCGACACCGGAGGGCACTTCCGGAAACAAGTTCAGGCGCCGTTCTTTGCTCACTACCTCAAAGACGCGGGGAAAGCGCCACCCGAAGCACGGATGTTCCTGACGGGGGCCAACACCTGGGAGACCTACGACTCCTGGCCGCCGAAAGGGGCCACGGCGCGGAAGCTGTACTTCCACCCGAACGGAAAGCTGAGCTTCGATCCCCCGCCGGAGCGCGCGGCGGAGGCGAGCGAGTACGTATCGGACCCCGCGAACCCCGTCCCGTACCGCCCCCGGCCGGTGCGCCCCACCTACCCCGGCCCCGAGTGGCCCGAGTGGATGGTGCAGGACCAGCGGTTCACGCACGGGCGGCCCGACGTGCTCTCGTTCGAAACCGAACCGCTCGCCGAAGACGTTACCGTCGCCGGCGCCATGAAGGTGAAACTGTTCGGCGCGACCACGGGCACCGACTGCGACTGGGTGGTGCGCCTCATCGATGTGTACCCCGAGGACTACAAGAAGTCCCCGGAACTGGCCGGCTACCAGCTCATGATCGCCGGCGAGCCGGCACGCGCGCGGTTCCGCAAGAGTCTGGAGAAGCCCGAGCCGGTGAAACCCGGCGCCGTGGAAGAGTACCTCGTCGACCTGGTCCAGGGGCACCACCGGTTCCGGAAAGGGCACCGGATCATGGTGCAGGTGAGCAGCAGTTGGTTCCCGGTCATCGACCGGAACCCGCAGAAGTTCGTGCCTAACATCTTTGAGGCCGAAGACACCGACTTCCAGAAAGCCACCCAAAAGGTCTACCATACGCCCGCGTTCGCGTCGCGCGTGGAACTGGACGTGCTCCCCGCCAGGGCGAAATGA
- a CDS encoding SprT-like domain-containing protein: protein MSDVPFRLSDRAARVRTAARELLNAHGLLSWEFGFNSNVRRAGVCFYPHRGEPGRIELSAHFAERNSDAEVWATLLHELAHALVGPGHGHDAVWRAKCRELGTSTDACYGDEVQMPRGRWRAVCAGCAFEYDRHRRPARAAGWYCRPCGSDRGKLEWRDAATG, encoded by the coding sequence ATGTCCGACGTACCGTTTCGCCTGTCCGACCGCGCCGCCCGGGTCCGCACGGCGGCGCGCGAGCTTTTGAACGCGCACGGGCTGTTGAGCTGGGAGTTCGGGTTCAACTCGAACGTGCGCCGGGCCGGCGTGTGCTTCTACCCGCACCGCGGCGAACCCGGGCGGATCGAGCTGTCGGCCCACTTCGCCGAGAGGAACAGCGACGCCGAGGTGTGGGCGACGCTGTTGCACGAACTGGCCCACGCGCTGGTCGGCCCCGGGCACGGGCACGACGCCGTTTGGCGTGCGAAGTGTCGCGAACTGGGCACCTCGACCGACGCTTGCTACGGGGATGAGGTGCAGATGCCGCGGGGGCGGTGGCGGGCGGTGTGCGCCGGCTGTGCGTTCGAATACGACCGCCACCGGCGGCCGGCGCGGGCTGCCGGCTGGTACTGCCGCCCGTGCGGGTCCGACCGCGGGAAGTTAGAATGGCGCGACGCCGCAACGGGGTGA
- a CDS encoding sigma-70 family RNA polymerase sigma factor gives MRNEHAARTSFSTYLSEIDHTPLLSAAEERDLGARVLTGDPQARDRMVRANLRLVVNIARGYTGKGLALDDLVSEGNMGLLRAVEGFEPSMNTRFSTYASYWIKQSIKRAIVNTAKTIRIPAYMAELLTKWRRATNQLSDELGRPPTHDEIAKFLGLSKKKLAIIKKAIRVANAGTQSDQSDAGWSIEETLMDSRGDAPDTELGKSDDLKQVLHLLDRMDQREATVLRMRFGLNDEEPRTLKEIGECLGLTRERVRQIENEALAKLGDGMNI, from the coding sequence GTGAGGAACGAACACGCCGCCCGCACGTCATTTTCGACGTACCTGAGTGAGATCGACCACACGCCGCTGCTGTCCGCTGCCGAAGAGCGCGACCTGGGCGCCCGCGTCCTGACCGGTGACCCGCAGGCCCGCGACCGGATGGTGCGCGCGAACCTCCGCCTCGTGGTCAACATCGCGCGCGGCTACACGGGAAAGGGGCTGGCCCTCGACGACCTCGTGTCCGAAGGCAACATGGGGCTGCTGCGGGCGGTGGAGGGGTTCGAGCCGTCGATGAACACGCGGTTCAGCACCTACGCCAGCTACTGGATCAAGCAGAGCATCAAGCGCGCGATCGTGAACACCGCGAAGACGATCCGCATCCCCGCCTACATGGCCGAGCTGCTCACCAAGTGGCGCCGGGCCACCAACCAGCTCTCCGACGAGCTGGGCCGCCCGCCCACCCACGACGAGATCGCCAAGTTCCTGGGGCTGTCGAAGAAGAAGCTCGCGATCATCAAGAAGGCGATCCGCGTCGCGAACGCCGGCACCCAGTCCGACCAGAGCGACGCCGGCTGGAGCATCGAAGAGACGCTGATGGACTCGCGCGGCGACGCCCCGGACACCGAACTGGGTAAGTCGGACGACCTCAAGCAGGTGCTGCACCTGCTCGACCGGATGGACCAGCGCGAGGCGACCGTGCTGCGGATGCGGTTCGGGCTCAACGACGAGGAGCCCCGGACCCTCAAGGAGATCGGCGAGTGCCTCGGCCTCACCCGCGAGCGGGTGCGCCAGATCGAGAACGAGGCGCTGGCCAAGCTCGGCGACGGCATGAACATCTGA
- a CDS encoding response regulator — MTPMRAHVLVVDDVADMADSTVELLALWGFGAVACYGGEEALACARDRPPATVLLDVLMPRMDGLQFARAFRALKGCGGVPVVALSGSAPPAGARAAGIDHFLLKPVLPNRLRALLVALTRRAARPRLPARERRPDPWTELASA; from the coding sequence ATGACTCCGATGCGGGCTCACGTCCTGGTGGTAGACGATGTCGCCGACATGGCCGACAGCACGGTCGAACTTCTCGCGCTCTGGGGGTTCGGTGCCGTCGCTTGCTACGGTGGGGAGGAAGCTCTGGCGTGCGCCCGGGACCGGCCCCCGGCCACGGTGCTCCTCGACGTGCTCATGCCGCGGATGGACGGGCTCCAATTCGCCCGCGCGTTCCGCGCCCTGAAGGGGTGTGGCGGCGTGCCGGTCGTCGCGCTCAGCGGGTCAGCCCCGCCGGCCGGCGCCCGGGCGGCCGGGATCGACCACTTCTTACTGAAGCCCGTACTCCCGAATCGCCTCCGCGCGCTTCTCGTAGCGCTGACGCGACGCGCCGCCCGCCCGCGCCTTCCGGCACGAGAACGCCGGCCGGATCCGTGGACCGAACTCGCGAGCGCGTAA
- a CDS encoding response regulator: MAEVRVFLADDHAIVRGGLKALIDAQQGMAVVGEAADGLEACARVAALGPDVVIMDVSMPGLTGALATERLRRECPAVKVLVLTVHEDKGYIRQLLTAGASGYALKRAAPEELVRAIRTVAAGGVYLDPAVAQKVVGGFVKPSPKGATGAAGAGELSEREAEVARLTAAGHGNKEIAARLELSVKTVETYRARALEKLGLKSRAELVSYAFQQGWLKDG, translated from the coding sequence ATGGCTGAGGTGCGCGTCTTCCTGGCGGACGATCACGCTATTGTGCGCGGGGGGCTCAAGGCCCTGATTGACGCACAGCAGGGGATGGCGGTGGTGGGCGAGGCGGCCGACGGCCTGGAGGCCTGCGCGCGGGTGGCCGCGCTCGGGCCGGATGTGGTGATCATGGACGTGTCCATGCCCGGGCTGACGGGCGCCCTCGCGACCGAGCGGCTCCGCCGCGAGTGCCCGGCCGTGAAGGTGCTGGTCCTGACCGTCCACGAGGACAAGGGGTACATCCGCCAGCTCCTGACCGCGGGCGCGTCCGGGTACGCGCTCAAACGGGCCGCGCCTGAGGAACTGGTCCGCGCCATCCGGACGGTGGCGGCCGGCGGCGTGTACCTGGACCCGGCGGTCGCGCAGAAGGTGGTCGGCGGGTTCGTCAAGCCGTCCCCCAAGGGGGCCACGGGGGCGGCCGGCGCCGGGGAGCTGAGCGAGCGGGAGGCCGAGGTGGCCCGCCTGACCGCCGCCGGGCACGGCAATAAGGAGATCGCGGCCCGCCTGGAGCTGAGCGTCAAAACGGTGGAGACGTACCGGGCGCGGGCCCTGGAGAAGCTCGGGCTCAAGAGCCGCGCCGAACTCGTCAGTTACGCTTTCCAACAGGGCTGGCTCAAGGACGGCTAA
- a CDS encoding response regulator codes for MTLVDDAVLAPAPPIRPRGVLVVDDDEPVRALLSVALGISGFAVWLAATGPEGVTAYQKHASAIDLLLLDVRMPGWNGPETLAAIRAIAPHVPCCFMSGDTGGYTHQELLASGAATVFHKPFRLGELISHLRNLTAPDRPAGIVGTVHAPA; via the coding sequence ATGACCCTTGTCGATGACGCGGTGTTGGCGCCGGCCCCACCGATCCGCCCCCGGGGCGTGCTCGTCGTAGACGACGACGAACCCGTCCGCGCGCTCCTGAGCGTCGCGCTGGGGATCTCGGGCTTCGCCGTCTGGCTGGCCGCGACCGGCCCCGAGGGGGTGACCGCCTACCAGAAGCACGCTTCTGCCATCGATCTGCTGCTGCTCGACGTCCGCATGCCGGGATGGAACGGCCCCGAGACGCTGGCCGCGATCCGCGCCATCGCCCCGCACGTCCCCTGTTGCTTCATGAGCGGCGACACCGGAGGGTACACCCACCAAGAGCTCCTCGCAAGCGGAGCCGCGACGGTTTTCCACAAGCCGTTCCGGCTCGGCGAACTGATTTCGCACCTCCGAAATCTGACCGCACCAGACCGGCCCGCGGGCATCGTCGGTACGGTGCATGCGCCCGCATAA
- a CDS encoding PAS domain-containing sensor histidine kinase, which produces MPQGDDSQVRPADWVQAALSDIGVATVVTDHRGNVLLMSPVAEALTGWPQRDAAGLGIATVFRVVSESSRLPTTDPVTTALETGGPVELADHTVLIARDGRERRIDQGAAPVRDTSGAVVGGVLVFCDVSARQRVVQAIEEARAFADAIVQTVREPLVILDGDLRVRAANRSFYRTFGATAPGTEGRSLFELGGRQWDIPRLRERLEQVLPRDRHFSDFEVDHEFEGLGRRWMVLNARRIPPAALRPDLILLAIEDATQRRRAVEELAVSEVRYRRLFETAQDGILLVDPETRRVFDANPFLTDLLGYARHELVGKELWEIGLFRDIEASKAAFQLLRETGYIRYEDLPLRTHDGRGIEVEFVSNVYDVGASQVIQCNIRDVTARKRAESALRTAHGELEERVQERTAELARANDALTAEIARRERAEAERRDLQRRLATVQEDERRRIARELHDQLGQHLTGLGLGLKVVKDVTPRPSPAWDRLHELQLLTDRMGGEVHQLALELRPTALDDFGLETALANYIEEWGGRAGVQADFHASGLGAGRLPATTETALYRVIREALANVLKHARAGRVSVVLQGAADAVVAIVEDDGTGFESEPGPAGAPAGPRLGILGMRERLELLGGNLTIDSRPGRGTTVIARVPLMSPTEGAVDG; this is translated from the coding sequence ATGCCCCAGGGCGACGACTCTCAGGTACGACCGGCGGATTGGGTTCAGGCGGCCCTCTCCGACATCGGCGTTGCGACCGTTGTGACCGACCACCGGGGCAACGTGCTGCTCATGTCACCCGTAGCCGAGGCCCTCACGGGCTGGCCGCAGCGTGACGCGGCGGGGCTGGGGATCGCGACCGTGTTCCGGGTCGTAAGCGAGTCGTCCCGCCTCCCAACCACGGATCCGGTGACCACCGCCCTTGAGACCGGTGGTCCCGTCGAACTCGCCGACCACACCGTACTAATCGCCCGAGACGGTCGTGAGCGGCGCATCGATCAGGGCGCCGCTCCTGTGCGCGACACGTCGGGCGCGGTCGTCGGGGGCGTACTGGTGTTCTGTGACGTCAGCGCGCGCCAGCGCGTCGTGCAGGCGATCGAGGAGGCGCGGGCCTTCGCCGACGCGATCGTGCAAACGGTGCGCGAGCCGCTGGTCATCCTCGACGGGGACCTGCGGGTGCGGGCCGCGAACCGGTCCTTCTACCGGACGTTCGGGGCCACCGCACCGGGGACCGAGGGGCGGTCCCTGTTCGAGCTCGGGGGCCGGCAGTGGGACATCCCCCGGCTGCGCGAGCGGCTCGAACAGGTGCTGCCGCGCGACCGCCACTTCAGCGACTTCGAGGTGGACCACGAGTTCGAGGGGCTGGGCCGCCGGTGGATGGTGCTCAACGCCCGCCGCATCCCGCCCGCGGCCCTGCGGCCCGACCTGATCCTGCTGGCGATCGAGGACGCGACGCAGCGCCGGCGGGCGGTAGAGGAGCTGGCCGTCTCCGAGGTGCGGTACCGCCGGCTGTTCGAGACGGCCCAGGACGGTATCCTGTTGGTCGACCCGGAGACCCGGCGGGTGTTCGACGCGAACCCGTTCCTCACCGACCTGCTCGGCTACGCGAGGCACGAGCTGGTGGGGAAGGAGCTGTGGGAGATCGGGCTGTTCCGTGACATTGAGGCGAGCAAGGCGGCGTTCCAGTTGCTCCGCGAAACGGGGTACATCCGGTATGAAGACCTGCCGCTGCGGACGCACGACGGCCGGGGCATCGAGGTGGAGTTCGTCAGCAACGTGTACGACGTCGGTGCGTCGCAGGTGATCCAGTGCAACATCCGCGACGTGACCGCCCGCAAGCGGGCCGAGAGCGCCCTGCGGACCGCGCACGGCGAGCTGGAGGAGCGGGTGCAGGAGCGTACGGCCGAGCTGGCGCGTGCGAACGACGCGCTCACGGCCGAGATCGCCCGCCGCGAGCGCGCGGAGGCGGAGCGCCGCGACCTTCAGCGGCGGCTGGCGACCGTGCAGGAGGACGAGCGCCGGCGCATCGCCCGCGAACTCCACGATCAGTTGGGACAGCACCTGACCGGGCTCGGGCTGGGGCTGAAGGTGGTCAAAGACGTCACCCCGCGCCCGTCCCCCGCGTGGGACCGGCTGCACGAACTCCAGCTCCTGACCGACCGGATGGGCGGCGAGGTACACCAGCTCGCCCTGGAACTCCGCCCGACGGCACTGGACGACTTCGGGCTCGAGACCGCGCTGGCAAACTACATCGAAGAGTGGGGCGGGCGGGCGGGCGTCCAGGCGGACTTCCACGCCAGCGGCCTCGGCGCCGGGCGCCTCCCGGCGACCACCGAGACGGCGCTGTACCGGGTGATCCGGGAGGCCCTGGCCAACGTCCTCAAGCACGCCCGGGCCGGGCGGGTGAGCGTGGTCCTCCAGGGAGCGGCCGACGCGGTCGTCGCGATCGTCGAGGACGACGGGACCGGGTTCGAGTCCGAACCCGGTCCCGCCGGGGCGCCCGCCGGCCCCCGGCTGGGCATCCTCGGGATGCGGGAGCGGCTGGAACTCCTGGGCGGGAATTTGACGATCGACTCCAGGCCAGGGCGCGGCACGACCGTGATCGCGCGTGTCCCGCTTATGTCACCGACCGAGGGGGCCGTCGATGGCTGA